A region of Lepeophtheirus salmonis chromosome 13, UVic_Lsal_1.4, whole genome shotgun sequence DNA encodes the following proteins:
- the RYBP gene encoding RING1 and YY1-binding protein isoform X1: MDKKSPKGRKRTSKGDENYWDCSVCTFRNNAEAFKCSMCDVRKGTSTRKPRINADLVAAQVQQAQALTPPPSSSSTASVSKSSTPDPSEDEDSLQSLPLRTTEDTEDSSPKELPSIELPSEDEPSTSKGQSKKDRKKKLEPVPSSSSSGPPPPPAKKKYNINPAKLRNVDRSSATYHSVTVNDFTVVITEFKPKIKKEKLKKPHKKTEAPGKKSANGTTVLADGSPSTNEVNGHEETMRNNNADASDSRSS, translated from the exons ATGGATAAAAAATCTCCTAAGGG ACGTAAGCGGACCAGCAAAGGGGATGAAAACTACTGGGATTGCTCAGTGTGCACCTTTCGAAACAATGCAGAAGCCTTCAAGTGTTCCATGTGTGACGTACGCAAAGGAACCTCAACAAGAAAGCCTCGAATCAACGCGGATTTAGTTGCAGCCCAAGTTCAGCAGGCTCAGGCTCTCACTCCCCCACCCTCTTCCTCAAGCACAGCATCCGTCTCTAAATCGTCCACTCCTGATCCTAGTGAGGATGAAGATAGCCTTCAATCCCTGCCTTTGAGGACAACAGAGGATACTGAGGACTCTTCTCCTAAAGAACTACCATCCATTGAGCTGCCTTCGGAAGATGAGCCCAGCACAAGTAAAGGACAGTCCAAAAAGgacagaaagaaaaagttggAGCCTGTACCCTCTTCCTCCTCTTCAGGACCTCCTCCTCCTCCtgccaagaaaaaatataatattaacccTGCCAAACTAAGAAATGTGGATAGAAGTTCTGCCACATATCATAGTGTTACTGTTAATGACTTTACAGTTGTGATCACAGAGTTTAAGCccaagataaaaaaagagaaattgaaGAAACCCCATAAAAAGACTGAGGCACCAGGGAAAAAATCTGCAAACGGAACTACTGTCCTAGCGGATGGATCACCATCTACCAATGAGGTAAATGGACATGAAGAAACtatgagaaataataatgctgaTGCTTCAGACTCTAGAAGCTCATAA
- the LOC121128345 gene encoding LOW QUALITY PROTEIN: uncharacterized protein (The sequence of the model RefSeq protein was modified relative to this genomic sequence to represent the inferred CDS: deleted 2 bases in 1 codon) translates to MPPKQRSTSKAGSSSTNSSGSSSSSGSSSSSEGSSSSSSSDDEDDEDSSDSDDEEGDSSSNKQSSEGEEESRVPLPRKRRKVLVPLRVSQVRAHPRKGLQPPKQPPRNQRQPRLSPEVLYPLPIITKNKLYPKTIMTPILATSPSPIWLLESNKAFPNPRPLPLPLLHLTRLQIQLIKSIFSESDSSGPEITAKPTKSSKKMSKKQASPPPKHTSKSSSKKQPNPPKPSSPTKPKSGNYKKRKPVKSSSAEESSSPSSSSSSSRSSSESDSELQAAIKTSIITAEKEKAKNAAAKKNSSKSNKRNKERTSSDEDSQPLQQILPTTRRTTRGQAPRRSRHITGKPESGSESDSERTGSRSPRKRKVGRPPKNSTPTTTSSGAPILPPVRRNIDNLPSIETRNCPVPGCDSSGHLGGRLERHFLLESCPVYHNMTAKECREFKSDVSKRQSMRKKALSSLANKSPLQSPNSEQRKYAQQLKETRGNINVKDLKDPYYEILEDREANLKGLTSDWDYKLFNEAQAAAAEDIENSLKGLPDSKMTKYIQLGRFEMEVWYQSPYPEEFACLPKMYICEFCLKYLKSETVLRRHVTKCVWKHPPGDEIYRKDKLSVFEICGRRYKQYCQSLCLLAKFFLDHKTLYIDVEPFLFYVMTIADSEGCHIVGYFSKEKTTYLNYNVSCILTLPAFQRQGYGRLLIEFSYLLSRSENKVGSPEKPLSDLGLITYRAYWKDVLLEYICNHPDKEISIKNFSEEMGINSSDIVSTLQYLGMIKYWKGKHIILKKEDLIEDFLRKTRIRTPSRKIYASALKWKPYEPTSRERRQAIQIKKNQEEKSKKR, encoded by the exons ATGCCTCCGAAGCAGCGATCCACATCCAAAGCAGGATCTTCCTCCACAAACTCTTCCGGAAGTTCCTCTTCATCAGGGAGTTCGTCTTCCTCGGAAGGAAGTTCAAGTTCTTCCTCTTCGGATGATGAAGACGACGAGGACTCCTCCGACTCTGACGATGAGGAAGGAGACTCCTCTTCCAACAAGCAGTCCTCTGAGGGTGAAGAGGAGTCTCGAGTCCCCCTCCCAAGAAAGAGGAGGAAGGTCCTCGTTCCATTAAGAGTGTCTCAAGTAAGAGCACATCCAAGAAAGGGCCTCCAACCCCCAAAACAGCCCCCAAGAAATCAGCGACAGCCAAGACTAAGTCCGGAAGTTCTGTATCCACTTCCAATCATCACAAAAAACAAA TTATATCCGAAGACAATAATGACTCCGATTTTGGCGACTTCTCCCTCCCCAATCTGGCTGCTAGAGTCAAACAAGGCTTTTCCAAATCCAAGGCCACTCCCTCTCCCTCTCCTTCATCTAACCCGCCTTCAAATAcaactaa taaaaagtatttttagtgaATCTGATTCAAGTGGTCCTGAGATAACTGCTAAACCTACAAAATCATCAAAGAAGATGAGTAAGAAGCAAGCCTCCCCTCCTCCCAAGCATACCTCCAAATCCTCCTCCAAAAAACAACCTAACCCTCCTAAGCCCTCCTCACCCACAAAACCCAAAAGtggcaattataaaaaaagaaaacctgtTAAAAGTTCGAGTGCAGAGGAGTCTTCTTCGCCCTCAAGTTCATCTAGTTCTTCTCGTAGTAGCTCAGAGAGTGATTCTGAATTGCAGGCAGCCATCAAAACTTCCATCATCACCGCTGAAAAGGAAAAAGCAAAGAATGCGGCTGCTAAGAAGAATTCTTCAAAGAGCAACAAAAGAAATAAGGAACGCACGTCCTCTGATGAAGATTCTCAACCCTTACAACAAATACTACCCACTACCAGAAGAACAACAAGGGGTCAAGCACCAAGAAGAAGTAGACATATTACTGGAAAACCAGAGTCAGGATCAGAAAGTGATTCCGAGCGCACTGGGAGTAGGTCTCCTCGAAAAAGGAAAGTGGGACGTCCTCCAAAAAATAGTACTCCAACTACTACTTCTAGCGGTGCTCCAATATTACCTCCGGTTCGTCGAAATATCGACAATTTACCATCCATCGAGACACGAAACTGTCCTGTTCCTGGTTGTGACTCTTCTGGACATTTAG GTGGGAGATTAGAGCGCCATTTTCTTCTTGAATCATGTCCAGTGTACCATAATATGACTGCCAAAGAATGTAGAGAATTTAAGTCAGACGTCAGTAAGCGTCAATCTATGAGAAAAAAAGCCCTTTCATCATTAGCAAATAAATCGCCCCTCCAATCCCCCAATTctgaacaaagaaaatatgCTCAACAG TTAAAAGAAACCAGGGGGAACATTAACGTTAAAGACTTGAAGGATCCatactatgaaatattagaGGACCGTGAGGCCAATTTAAAAGGACTTACATCCGATTGGGACTATAAGCTTTTCAACGAAGCTCAAGCTGCTGCTGCTGAAGATATTGAAAATTCATTGAAAGGCCTTCCTGATTCTAAAATGACCAAATACATCCAACTAGGACGTTTCGAAATGGAG GTTTGGTATCAAAGTCCCTACCCAGAGGAATTCGCATGTCTCccgaaaatgtatatttgtgagTTTTGCCTGAAATATCTAAAGAGTGAGACTGTTTTGCGTCGCCATGTGACAAAATGTGTTTGGAAGCATCCTCCGGGAGATGAGATTTATCGGAAGGACAAACTGAGCGTATTTGAAATTTGTGGAAGAAGATATAAACAATATTGTCAGAGCCTTTGTCTTCTTGCTAAATTTTTTCTAGATCATAAGACCCTTTACATAGATGTGgagccttttttattttatgtgatgACCATTGCTGATTCTGAAGGATGTCATATTGTGGGTTACTTTTCTAAGGAAAAGACAACTTACTTGAATTACAATGTTAGTTGCATCCTCACGCTACCTGCATTTCAACGACAGGGCTATGGACGACTCCttattgaattttcttatttGCTATCTCGATCTGAAAATAAGGTTGGCTCTCCTGAGAAACCCTTATCAGACTTAGGATTAATTACATACAGAGCTTATTGGAAAGACGTTCTCttagaatatatttgtaatcaTCCAGATAAGGAAATTAGTATCAAAAATTTCTCTGAGGAAATGGGAATAAACTCCAGTGATATTGTAAGTACTCTACAATACTTAGGCATGATCAAGTATTGGAAAGGGAAgcatattattttgaagaaagagGATCTCATTGAGGATTTCTTGAGAAAGACAAGGATCCGTACTCCAAGTCGCAAAATTTATGCATCTGCACTCAAATGGAAACCCTATGAGCCCACATCGCGGGAAAGACGACAGGCtattcaaattaagaaaaatcagGAAGAAAAGTCTAAGAAAcgatga
- the RYBP gene encoding RING1 and YY1-binding protein isoform X2 — protein sequence MDKKSPKGRKRTSKGDENYWDCSVCTFRNNAEAFKCSMCDVRKGTSTRKPRINADLVAAQVQQAQALTPPPSSSSTASVSKSSTPDPSEDEDSLQSLPLRTTEDTEDSSPKELPSIELPSEDEPSTSKGQSKKDRKKKLEPVPSSSSSGPPPPPAKKKYNINPAKLRNVDRSSATYHSVTVNDFTVVITEFKPKIKKEKLKKPHKKTEAPGKKSANGTTVLADGSPSTNELILAL from the exons ATGGATAAAAAATCTCCTAAGGG ACGTAAGCGGACCAGCAAAGGGGATGAAAACTACTGGGATTGCTCAGTGTGCACCTTTCGAAACAATGCAGAAGCCTTCAAGTGTTCCATGTGTGACGTACGCAAAGGAACCTCAACAAGAAAGCCTCGAATCAACGCGGATTTAGTTGCAGCCCAAGTTCAGCAGGCTCAGGCTCTCACTCCCCCACCCTCTTCCTCAAGCACAGCATCCGTCTCTAAATCGTCCACTCCTGATCCTAGTGAGGATGAAGATAGCCTTCAATCCCTGCCTTTGAGGACAACAGAGGATACTGAGGACTCTTCTCCTAAAGAACTACCATCCATTGAGCTGCCTTCGGAAGATGAGCCCAGCACAAGTAAAGGACAGTCCAAAAAGgacagaaagaaaaagttggAGCCTGTACCCTCTTCCTCCTCTTCAGGACCTCCTCCTCCTCCtgccaagaaaaaatataatattaacccTGCCAAACTAAGAAATGTGGATAGAAGTTCTGCCACATATCATAGTGTTACTGTTAATGACTTTACAGTTGTGATCACAGAGTTTAAGCccaagataaaaaaagagaaattgaaGAAACCCCATAAAAAGACTGAGGCACCAGGGAAAAAATCTGCAAACGGAACTACTGTCCTAGCGGATGGATCACCATCTACCAATGAG ctAATATTGGCTCTGTAG